From the genome of Triticum aestivum cultivar Chinese Spring chromosome 3B, IWGSC CS RefSeq v2.1, whole genome shotgun sequence, one region includes:
- the LOC123072914 gene encoding gibberellin 2-beta-dioxygenase 7 yields the protein MLQAMSGDAVRGPEHRVVAPAGTEVDMMSLCYLAFPHEDAIIVGQEMYRGFSYDEFREQVQADVKATGAKVSLGRFRIPVSGS from the coding sequence ATGCTGCAGGCGATGAGCGGTGACGCGGTCCGGGGCCCGGAGCACCGGGTGGTGGCGCCGGCTGGGACGGAGGTGGACATGATGTCACTCTGCTACTTGGCGTTCCCGCACGAGGACGCCATCATTGTCGGTCAGGAGATGTACAGAGGGTTCAGCTACGATGAGTTTCGGGAGCAGGTGCAGGCGGACGTGAAGGCCACCGGCGCCAAGGTCAGCCTTGGCCGCTTTCGCATCCCCGTCAGTGGATCATAG
- the LOC123072913 gene encoding disease resistance protein RPM1 has product MEGACLCLLKSACQCLAREATSSAAKEMALQAGVQEDAMILAEELGEMHKFLADVDKYEEARGEMDPSGDAEEAPARRWVDKIRDMACDIQDCLLQLAPHRERPSLWRFRWTSLAPRHSIAAELKDLVSQVNRVSERRERYQVARFMAALRKPPVSLVEEARLATDIDHKFDLGQLLAWPDESLLVISVWTMAGIGNGDTTSLIGLVYDDAKMFQCRAWVTATHPISLTEFLRGLARQLLANENNCMPPVSQSTLGFLGDTERMGTEELMMVVANHLDEKRYLVIIEDVCARPTWDWIKILFPDHMNGSRIIVSSQRADVARHCAGRLSRSFTLEGVSDNDAQLYVSSNQAATTNEANVVIKIEPYSELVGRKAEVADLTRRILEDGPDCYPISVYGASGIGKSVLVKKVIYDSLEMSTRFEMLAWITMMRPFSQEEFLRSIISQFLACSPGGRQDSVSRTSNMSGDKLVTKILQLMEGGRSLVVLDGLSADEEWDQVKSCLWDDGNAKHSCTIVVTTTNAAVAHYCSGNKDTLCKLDPLDSAAVRQLFYHKVFKRDGLIELHKPMVDLADHIIKKCDGDLCAITIISGLLGTKTRTSEAWNSVLERYDSELRNKPDRVATAAAKLSYVDLPSHMKYLLQYISIFLRGYSITRRRLASAWMAEIYSKNIREDNAEELEKIFDGLVMRGILHPLKRAETTGGRVNVCQVDDLFQQLGGSEVKSGVSIHILDEHTVNRNSTISQPRHLVVKSGWIRHDDEFKKIDHSCARSLTVFGEWSSFFISPSMKLLRVLDLEDTAGLVEHHDLEQIGDFRHLKYLSLRNTGISHLPNSLGKLQGLEVLDIRGTYIAKLPSTIIHLTGLCHLRGGTMATSMEGNSQLDFSCEVTSCCPQPLQCAASSAFRMCLLHPFQRDKPHGVRVPKMIGKLKFITTLGTIDVTGNSRSAMKELQKLTQLQRLGLIGVTKHNSKHLCSTLERLQDLRSLMVHSGDSLGRLDTVSPPPHHLETLKLYGSLGTLPRWIKTLHNLQKLCLRTTLLDSDAVQIISKLPKLIMLRLLAKSIMVEEMEFQSDAFLKLELLQLDRLENLMSVSFPGGALPNLEILLVNNCNLLSGHVLRQFHKLPKIKKVLLDGSTDLDRNERAAAFKKHEEAKAEVIQKIRAQAHIIRAAFAFKEAAAAARN; this is encoded by the exons ATGGAAGGTGCGTGCCTGTGCTTACTCAAATCCGCTTGCCAGTGCCTGGCAAGGGAGGCGACATCAAGTGCCGCCAAAGAGATGGCCTTGCAGGCTGGCGTTCAAGAGGACGCCATGATCCTGGCGGAAGAGCTCGGGGAGATGCACAAGTTCCTTGCAGATGTGGACAAGTATGAGGAGGCTCGTGGAGAGATGGATCCGAGCGGTGATGCTGAGGAGGCACCGGCACGGCGGTGGGTGGACAAAATCCGGGACATGGCATGCGACATCCAAGACTGCCTCCTGCAGCTCGCCCCTCACCGGGAGAGGCCGTCCTTGTGGAGGTTCCGGTGGACCTCTCTGGCTCCACGGCACTCTATCGCCGCCGAGCTCAAGGACTTGGTGTCCCAAGTTAATCGCGTGAGTGAGAGGAGGGAGCGCTATCAAGTCGCCCGCTTCATGGCGGCATTGAGGAAGCCACCGGTCAGTCTGGTAGAGGAGGCGCGGCTGGCAACGGATATTGACCACAAGTTTGATCTTGGCCAGCTGCTTGCGTGGCCCGATGAATCACTATTGGTAATCTCTGTATGGACAATGGCAGGCATCGGAAATGGAGACACCACTTCTCTCATCGGCCTAGTCTATGACGATGCCAAGATGTTCCAGTGCCGTGCATGGGTCACGGCTACCCACCCCATCAGCCTCACCGAGTTCCTGCGGGGCTTGGCGAGGCAGCTCCTGGCAAATGAAAACAATTGCATGCCGCCGGTGTCGCAGAGCACACTCGGTTTCCTCGGGGATACTGAGAGGATGGGGACCGAGGAGCTGATGATGGTGGTAGCAAACCACCTTGACGAGAAGCGGTACCTGGTCATCATTGAAGATGTATGCGCGAGGCCCACGTGGGACTGGATCAAAATCCTCTTCCCGGATCATATGAATGGCAGCCGGATCATAGTATCATCTCAGAGAGCTGATGTGGCGAGGCATTGCGCTGGGCGGCTGAGCAGATCCTTCACCCTTGAAGGAGTTTCAGATAATGACGCACAGCTTTACGTCTCTTCCAACCAG GCTGCCACCACTAATGAAGCAAATGTTGTTATAAAAATAGAGCCATACTCAGAGTTGGTTGGCAGGAAGGCGGAAGTTGCTGATTTAACTAGAAGGATATTAGAGGATGGTCCTGACTGCTACCCAATCTCCGTGTACGGGGCTAGTGGTATCGGAAAGAGTGTCCTTGTCAAGAAAGTTATTTACGATAGCCTAGAGATGTCTACGAGGTTTGAAATGCTAGCATGGATCACCATGATGCGTCCTTTCAGTCAGGAGGAGTTCTTACGAAGCATAATTTCACAATTCCTTGCATGCTCCCCAGGAGGGAGGCAAGACTCTGTAAGTCGCACCAGTAACATGTCTGGTGACAAATTGGTGACTAAGATTCTTCAGCTCATGGAAGGAGGGAGATCTCTAGTAGTCCTCGATGGGCTGTCAGCAGACGAAGAATGGGATCAGGTGAAGTCGTGCTTATGGGATGATGGTAATGCTAAACATAGCTGCACTATAGTCGTTACCACGACAAATGCTGCAGTTGCTCATTATTGTTCAGGGAATAAAGACACTCTATGCAAGTTGGATCCTCTTGACAGCGCCGCAGTCCGTCAATTGTTCTATCACAAG GTATTTAAGCGTGATGGGCTAATTGAGTTGCATAAACCAATGGTTGATCTTGCTGATCACATCATAAAAAAATGTGATGGGGACCTTTGTGCAATCACTATCATAAGTGGACTTCTAGGCACCAAAACTCGGACATCAGAAGCATGGAACAGCGTGCTAGAACGTTATGACTCAGAGTTAAGAAATAAACCTGACCGGGTTGCTACAGCAGCAGCAAAATTGAGCTATGTTGATTTACCATCCCATATGAAATATTTGCTACAATATATTAGCATTTTTCTGAGAGGCTACAGCATAACGCGCAGAAGATTGGCAAGTGCGTGGATGGCAGAAATCTACAGCAAGAATATAAGAGAAGATAATGCTGAGGAACTTGAGAAGATCTTTGATGGCCTGGTTATGAGGGGTATTCTTCATCCATTGAAACGAGCAGAAACAACTGGCGGAAGAGTAAATGTCTGCCAGGTTGATGATTTGTTTCAACAACTCGGTGGCTCGGAAGTGAAATCGGGTGTGTCTATCCACATCCTTGATGAGCACACTGTGAATAGAAACTCTACAATCTCCCAACCCAGACACCTAGTGGTTAAAAGCGGGTGGATAAGACATGATGATGAGTTCAAGAAAATAGACCACTCTTGTGCCCGGTCACTAACAGTTTTTGGGGAGTGGAGTTCCTTTTTTATTTCACCAAGCATGAAGTTGCTAAGGGTGCTTGATTTGGAAGATACTGCAGGTCTGGTGGAGCATCATGACCTTGAGCAAATTGGGGATTTTCGGCACCTTAAGTATCTGAGTCTCAGGAACACCGGCATTTCCCATCTACCTAACTCTTTGGGGAAGTTGCAAGGCCTTGAGGTATTAGATATCCGGGGCACTTACATCGCCAAGCTGCCATCTACAATCATTCATCTCACTGGGCTGTGCCATCTCCGTGGTGGTACAATGGCGACATCAATGGAAGGCAATTCTCAGCTTGATTTTAGCTGTGAAGTGACCAGTTGTTGTCCCCAGCCTCTCCAGTGTGCTGCTTCATCTGCTTTCCGCATGTGTTTGCTACATCCGTTTCAGAGGGACAAACCACATGGTGTGCGTGTCCCGAAGATGATTGGGAAACTGAAGTTTATTACTACACTGGGGACCATTGATGTTACAGGCAACAGTCGAAGTGCTATGAAGGAGCTACAGAAGCTAACACAGTTACAGAGGTTAGGTTTGATTGGGGTTACTAAACACAACAGCAAGCATCTCTGCTCCACTCTTGAGCGACTCCAGGATCTGCGGTCATTGATGGTTCACTCTGGAGATTCACTCGGAAGATTAGATACTGTTTCCCCACCTCCACACCATCTTGAAACATTGAAACTATATGGCAGTCTTGGCACGCTCCCAAGGTGGATCAAGACCCTTCATAATCTCCAAAAGCTATGCCTTCGCACAACACTCCTGGACAGTGATGCTGTACAGATCATCTCGAAGCTACCCAAGTTGATCATGCTACGCCTCTTGGCTAAAtcaattatggtggaggaaatgGAATTTCAAAGTGATGCATTTCTAAAGCTTGAGCTGCTCCAACTTGACCGGTTAGAAAATCTCATGTCGGTATCATTTCCAGGAGGAGCACTGCCAAACCTGGAGATACTGCTTGTCAATAACTGCAACCTTTTAAGCGGGCATGTCCTGCGTCAGTTTCACAAGCTCCCCAAAATTAAAAAGGTGTTGCTGGATGGCTCTACCGATCTGGATCGAAATGAACGAGCTGCTGCGTTTAAGAAACATGAGGAGGCGAAGGCAGAGGTAatacagaaaatcagagctcaagcACATATAATTCGAGCTGCATTCGCGTTCaaggaggcagcagcagcagcacgcaaTTGA